From the Odontesthes bonariensis isolate fOdoBon6 chromosome 9, fOdoBon6.hap1, whole genome shotgun sequence genome, the window GGCTGAGCGGTCGGAGCACAGTGGAAGCTTTGTTTTTCCCTCTGCATAGAAACTGAGAGAAAGGGAATGTTTTGAAACCATGGCAGAGCAAACAGGGgtttccctgctccacccagctgcagccaggcCAGTGCCTTCTTTTTAAGAATACCAAAGAACTGGTTTCCCCCTCTCTGCAACCGACATGCAaagcagacgcacacacacactgtttctgCTTCCCACACACTGTTTctgctccacacacacacacacacacactgtttctgCTTCCCACACACTCTTTctgctccacacacacactgtttctgCTCCACACGCACTGTTTCTGCTCCACACACACTGTTTCTGCTCCACACACACTCTTTCTGCTCCACACACACTGTTTCTGCTCCACACGCACGGTGAAACAACACCCCACCCCAGCCAGCTCTGCTGCCAGCTGTTTCTGCTTCGGAGGTGAAGAGGAGGACGAGGCAGGCCGGAGTAATGAAGTGGCAGCTGGAGTTTGCCGCCTTTGGCTTGGCCCTCGTTGGATGGATATGTTCCGTTCTGACTCGCTGCCTCGCCCTGTGGAAGGTAAGCGGCACCCTCAACAACACGACGGCCACTCTGCCAGCTTACTGGGATGGGGTGTGGCTAGAGTGGGATCACTGGGATCTGGCCCACGATGGCAGCCTGCACTGCTCCTTCTACCAGTCTCTCATGTCTCTTTCCGGGAGTTTTCGGACGTGGAGAGCCCTCATCATGGCGGCCATTGGAGCTGGGGCTTTTGCGGTGGTTATCGGAGCGGTGGGGGTGGTGTGGTTCCCCAGGCGGGGCCAGATCAAAGTGTTTTCTGGTAGTCTCTTTGTTGTGTCAGGAATCCTGTTGCTGGTTCCCACAGCCTGGACATGCCACCACACCAGCCAGCCACTGGAGGGCGCTGTGACGCTGAGGAGGGACTGGGGGCCTGCCCTGTACCTCGGATGGATCTCCTTTGCCTTGATGCTGGCCGGTGGGGTGTTTCTGACCACGAGGTGCCCCAACGCTGAGGGGCAGGCGGAGCATCCTCAGGGCAGCAGGAACTCAAATGTAGAAGAGGAAGCCAATCACCCGCTGAGCAGGATCAACAGGACTGCCTTCACACACAGCCAGTTCCAACGCAGATCAGAGCCCATCTGAGAGGACTGGGATGAAAAATGTAACCGCGGGTGATTAATCTGATAAATCAATAACCTGTCAAACCAATGTGAACAACAGCTGGGGAACATCTGTGGAAGTGTTATCAGTAGCTGTTTCACTCATATCTAACTTTTATTGATGGGGATTGCATCTTGTTTTGCTGTGTTTATCATTTCTAACAAACTGCACATTTACAGCATAGTTCCAGATTCAATCCTCATTCCCAAGATTTTTTACACATGGAT encodes:
- the LOC142388011 gene encoding claudin-3-like, with protein sequence MKWQLEFAAFGLALVGWICSVLTRCLALWKVSGTLNNTTATLPAYWDGVWLEWDHWDLAHDGSLHCSFYQSLMSLSGSFRTWRALIMAAIGAGAFAVVIGAVGVVWFPRRGQIKVFSGSLFVVSGILLLVPTAWTCHHTSQPLEGAVTLRRDWGPALYLGWISFALMLAGGVFLTTRCPNAEGQAEHPQGSRNSNVEEEANHPLSRINRTAFTHSQFQRRSEPI